The DNA region GGAACCCAATTGGTATGCCACACAAGGTGACGCACGCAAAAGGAACGCGTTTATATCAGTTGGGTGAGCGTAAAGCTCTGGATGTTTACAAACACTACCTCGCCGATGGGCGTGACTTGACCCTCAATCAGTTATTAAATTTCCCTTTGTATCGCGAATTTATCGGTCGTAAAGAAGTGTGTGCAGTGACAGAAATTCACCCTGATGGCAGCATGAGCTTTGATAAACCTTGGTGTTTAGGTGATGAAGTTCAGTTTTGTTATAACCATCCATCGCTAACACTTGAGCAAGTTCGACATGGTGTCGTCGAGTTAGCCATGCATCAGCCAGAAGTGGTCATGATTTATAACTGTGCGTCGCGGCTCGACTTTATCGATAGCAGTGATGAGGTGCAGGCGTTTACCGATGTTTCTCATACTTCGGGCAGTTATTGCATGGGTGAGTTGTACGGAGAGAATCTTCAACAAGAAATCTTGCATCATAGTCTGACGTATTTGGCGATGCGCGAGCATGATGATGTTGCCTCACTGAATTTACCGAAGCAGGAGGTCAGTGCTTCAATTTCGCCATTGTTCAGTCTGATCCGAAATGCGATTGGTGACCTGAACAACATGAATGCGCACATGGGTTACCAACTTGATCGGCAAGCGAGAAAGTTAGAGCAGAGCTTTCGACGTGATAGTCGTACTGGTCTGCAAAATCGCGTTGCGCTGCAAGAGCGCTTGATCAGCATTGATACCGATGAGCATCTTCTGACGCTGAAGTTACTGAATTTTAGCCACATTAACGAAAAGTACGGTTATCGCGTTGGGGATCAGTTGCTTAAAGACCTGTCGATGCACTTCAGTAATCGACTTCGTAAGCGTCTTGGTAAACCTGCGGCTTTGCAGCTGTATAGCATTGGTGTCGGGGAGTGGGCGTTCTTATTTAAAGCTGATACCAGCAGTGAAGCGATCAAACAACACTTCACTCGCTTTGCTGATGCGGTCGAGCAAACCAACTTTGAGCCAAGTGGCTTACGAGACATTGATTACCTTTCGATTTCATTGTGTGGTGGCTTAGTCAGCCGTCGTGATTTCCCAACTGCATCACCTGATGAATTGCTACTGAAAGGCATTGAAGCGCGAAGAGCAGGGGTGCGAAGTAATACTCACATCTGTAATGCCAAAGACATTGAGATAAATGAAGATGTGCGGAAAGAGCAGCTTGGTTGGTTGAGCTGTGTGAGCCGTGCCATCCTTAAGCAGAACATCATTACCTACAGCCAGCCAATTGTGCATGCTTATAGCCATCGTCCAGCCAGTCAAGAATGTTTAGTACGTATCATTGAAGAGGATGGCAGCGTTATTGCTCCTGGGCGTTTCTTACCAATTATCTCTGATACGCATTTGTACACGCGTTTGAGCCGTCACATGATTCGCTCGACGCTCAACTACATGCAAGACCAGCATGGTGACTTCTCAATTAACTTGTCGCCTCAGGATTTACTCAGCGATAAAACGTTGATGTTGCTTGAACATGCCATTACCCAACTTAACGACCCAAGACGGATTGGCTTGGAAGTGTTGGAATCTGAGCAAATTAAAGATTACGGAAGGATGATTGAGGTGTGCAGCCACTTTAGAAATCTGGGCGCACGCATTATTGTTGACGACTTTGGCTCGGGTTACTCCAATATTGATGAGATCCTGAAGTTAGAGCCAGAAGTGATTAAGCTCGATGGCAGTTTGATTCGCTACATCGACAAAGACCAAAAGCAGCGCAAGATTGCCTCGCAATTGGTGCGCTTGTGTCAGGTGTTTAATGCCAAGACCGTTGCTGAGTTCGTGCACAACAAAGAGGTGTGCGATATTGCTCAGGACATGGGGGTGGACTATCTGCAAGGTTATTACTTGGGTGAGCCGACACGTTTGTTCTAATGTGCTTTGCTCTAATTGTGCTTAAGTGCTCTAGAGTTTTGTTTCACGTGAAACAGCAGCTAATAAAAAACGCAGCAACTGGCTGCGTTTTTTGTACTTTTTGGGGTGTTAGGCTTTGAGCTCGTGACCACTTTTCTCGGCTTGGAAACGAGGAAGGTATTGCTCGAAGAACGCTAGCATTTGTTTCTGGTTTTGCTCTTCACCAAGTTGTTCTAGCAATTGAGCGGCCACTTCAAAGGTACATAAGTTGCCTTCTTGTTGGTTTCGACGCAGTTGATACTGGGAATCGACTTGAGTGGTTAAACCCATCATCGCAACGCCTTCTAGCCAACGGCTTTTGTTGATCATCTTGCGCGCTTCTTGCCAAGTCGCATCAAGAATGATGTACCGTGGTTGTATGTCTTGTTCGTTGCTTTGTTGCTGCACTTGCTCAAGCGTCAGGCTTTCTTCACTTGGGAAAAGCAATACCGGCAGCAGGCTTGGCTCAGCAAGCGTTTCTAATAACTCCGCTGGTGGTGCTTTTCGATCCCAAACGACTTGAGTGACATTCAATTGGCATTGGGCGAGCAGTTTTCCGGTGTTGGTATCTCGCGTCAGTTCATTGGGGTGCATCAGCAACATAAGTGTATGCTCACTGTTTAACTTTGGCAGCAGTGAACAGATGCAGTTAAACTCGAAGCCGCAAGTTGAGCACGGTTGAGCCATTATAAATGTACTCCGTCACGAACTGGGCTGATGCCATCGGAGAACAGGCGCACGCCGCTGACTTGTTCTTTGCTCGCTTTTGGCGCCAAGCTTGGGTTGATTGGGTAACTTACGCCTGTGTATTGCATCACGTGTTGCCCCGGCGTTGCGCCGCCACCGCTGATATTGAAAATAAGATCACGCCAGCCGTGCGAGGTTTGTTGACCAAGCATAATTGGGCTTTGCACTAGCGTCATACGGCTGTTGAAACGCCACTCTTTCTCGTGGTTTTCGAATAT from Vibrio hyugaensis includes:
- a CDS encoding tRNA-uridine aminocarboxypropyltransferase is translated as MAQPCSTCGFEFNCICSLLPKLNSEHTLMLLMHPNELTRDTNTGKLLAQCQLNVTQVVWDRKAPPAELLETLAEPSLLPVLLFPSEESLTLEQVQQQSNEQDIQPRYIILDATWQEARKMINKSRWLEGVAMMGLTTQVDSQYQLRRNQQEGNLCTFEVAAQLLEQLGEEQNQKQMLAFFEQYLPRFQAEKSGHELKA
- a CDS encoding bifunctional diguanylate cyclase/phosphodiesterase, yielding MRAFSQLVQNVDQLNDFLVTSQWRLDKHYLVQILSTQSRDLATALARAVLDKLPEAHIIGHSTRHVILEGEIINHGCLVCVMEFDQVTLTSAVQNYSFSPDIDGYDLKQSLQLQDNSKAIISFSVQLERRDYPVYRVFNAEGPMVSGGLAQAVDDGCWVLHQDLVYDEAVVAVALHSDTLKTWTSAYSEWNPIGMPHKVTHAKGTRLYQLGERKALDVYKHYLADGRDLTLNQLLNFPLYREFIGRKEVCAVTEIHPDGSMSFDKPWCLGDEVQFCYNHPSLTLEQVRHGVVELAMHQPEVVMIYNCASRLDFIDSSDEVQAFTDVSHTSGSYCMGELYGENLQQEILHHSLTYLAMREHDDVASLNLPKQEVSASISPLFSLIRNAIGDLNNMNAHMGYQLDRQARKLEQSFRRDSRTGLQNRVALQERLISIDTDEHLLTLKLLNFSHINEKYGYRVGDQLLKDLSMHFSNRLRKRLGKPAALQLYSIGVGEWAFLFKADTSSEAIKQHFTRFADAVEQTNFEPSGLRDIDYLSISLCGGLVSRRDFPTASPDELLLKGIEARRAGVRSNTHICNAKDIEINEDVRKEQLGWLSCVSRAILKQNIITYSQPIVHAYSHRPASQECLVRIIEEDGSVIAPGRFLPIISDTHLYTRLSRHMIRSTLNYMQDQHGDFSINLSPQDLLSDKTLMLLEHAITQLNDPRRIGLEVLESEQIKDYGRMIEVCSHFRNLGARIIVDDFGSGYSNIDEILKLEPEVIKLDGSLIRYIDKDQKQRKIASQLVRLCQVFNAKTVAEFVHNKEVCDIAQDMGVDYLQGYYLGEPTRLF